In one Acidobacteriota bacterium genomic region, the following are encoded:
- a CDS encoding iron ABC transporter permease, whose protein sequence is MNRREGFALALSACALAVSLALALGLSLPGGGAESARILVHVRVPEAAVALLVGGSLGLSGLLYQLVLRNPLADPYVLGVAGGATFATVLVLLLSAGTAAMMGLGLQAGAAFAGGMATLVVLMRLSEGRTESLLLCGVIANTAFAAGARLLTVWLSPSEIATVTAYLVGFVPTPPWVAPVLLAPPAAYAFVRFSRAGRGLDLLLLTDEEATSLGLAVRKVRREALVLATLLASASVALCGMLGFVGLVVPHVARLLAGHRHRALVPASFLLGASFLLAAHAVGKALSGVWFLPVGVYTTLVGAPLFLYLLVRSTRRAWP, encoded by the coding sequence GTGAACCGCCGGGAAGGCTTCGCGCTCGCCCTCTCGGCCTGCGCCCTGGCGGTTTCCCTGGCGCTGGCCCTGGGGCTTTCCCTTCCCGGCGGGGGGGCGGAGTCCGCGCGCATTCTGGTCCACGTGCGGGTGCCGGAGGCCGCCGTGGCGCTCCTCGTGGGCGGGAGCCTGGGCCTCTCCGGGCTCCTCTACCAACTGGTTCTCCGGAACCCCCTGGCCGACCCCTACGTGCTGGGCGTGGCGGGCGGCGCCACCTTCGCGACGGTCCTCGTCCTCTTGTTGAGCGCGGGCACCGCCGCCATGATGGGCCTCGGCCTCCAGGCCGGGGCGGCCTTCGCCGGAGGCATGGCGACGCTGGTGGTTCTGATGCGTCTCTCCGAGGGGCGGACCGAGTCCCTCCTGCTCTGCGGCGTGATCGCCAACACGGCCTTCGCCGCGGGGGCGCGCCTCCTCACCGTCTGGCTCTCGCCCTCCGAAATCGCCACCGTAACGGCCTACCTCGTGGGCTTCGTCCCCACCCCCCCCTGGGTGGCCCCCGTCCTGCTCGCCCCTCCGGCCGCGTACGCTTTCGTCCGCTTCTCCCGGGCAGGCCGGGGGCTGGACCTCTTGTTGCTCACGGACGAGGAGGCAACCTCCCTGGGCCTGGCCGTGCGCAAGGTGCGGCGGGAGGCCCTCGTTCTCGCCACCCTCCTCGCATCGGCCTCCGTGGCGCTGTGCGGAATGCTGGGATTCGTGGGGCTGGTGGTCCCCCACGTGGCGCGCCTTCTGGCGGGCCACCGCCACCGCGCGCTCGTGCCCGCGTCCTTCCTTCTCGGAGCCTCGTTTCTGCTTGCCGCCCACGCCGTGGGAAAGGCCCTGTCCGGCGTGTGGTTCCTGCCCGTGGGGGTCTACACGACCCTCGTGGGCGCGCCGCTCTTCCTGTACCTCCTGGTCCGCTCCACCCGGAGGGCCTGGCCGTGA
- a CDS encoding ABC transporter ATP-binding protein has product MIRLEEVRHGYAERPDVLRGCSLEVAAGEVAAVAGPNGSGKSTLLRVAAGVLAPQGGRVLLDGRLVPAWHRLERAKRLAYVPQSPVLPPEWTVADLVALGDYPHRERPPAPRPLQERLGEVKDLLSLGEVWFRRAGALSGGEAQRVALGRALVQDTPVLVLDEPASHLDLSGQIALFRLLKSLAGRGRAVLLATHDITLSLLFGHRLLILNGDGVLKPFPEAEEAQGLLLERAFGVPFAGMEVEGVTCWYPRINA; this is encoded by the coding sequence GTGATCCGCCTGGAAGAGGTCCGCCACGGGTATGCGGAACGCCCCGACGTCCTGAGGGGGTGTTCGTTGGAGGTGGCGGCCGGGGAGGTGGCGGCCGTGGCGGGTCCGAACGGTTCGGGAAAGAGCACCCTCCTCCGGGTGGCCGCCGGGGTCCTGGCCCCGCAGGGGGGGCGTGTTCTCCTCGACGGCCGTCTTGTCCCGGCGTGGCACCGGCTGGAACGGGCCAAGCGCCTGGCCTACGTTCCCCAGAGCCCCGTGCTCCCGCCCGAATGGACCGTCGCGGACCTGGTGGCCCTGGGGGACTATCCCCACCGCGAAAGGCCTCCGGCGCCGAGGCCGCTCCAGGAAAGGCTCGGGGAGGTGAAGGACCTGCTGAGTCTTGGAGAGGTCTGGTTTCGACGGGCGGGAGCCCTCTCGGGCGGGGAGGCCCAGCGGGTGGCCCTGGGCCGCGCACTGGTTCAGGACACGCCGGTCCTGGTCTTGGACGAGCCCGCTAGCCACCTGGACCTGAGCGGGCAGATCGCCCTCTTCCGGCTCCTCAAGTCCCTGGCCGGGAGGGGCCGGGCCGTCCTCCTGGCCACCCACGACATCACCCTCTCCCTCCTCTTCGGCCACCGTCTGCTCATTCTGAACGGGGACGGGGTTCTGAAGCCCTTCCCCGAGGCGGAAGAGGCCCAGGGGCTCCTCCTTGAACGGGCCTTCGGCGTGCCCTTCGCGGGGATGGAGGTGGAAGGGGTGACCTGCTGGTATCCCAGGATCAACGCATGA
- a CDS encoding TonB-dependent receptor translates to MAGRRGIAAALLLGGLWAAAQQPSRLLENYQTEITVYGERLPGEERQILDTAAPVVVVSREAIEASGARTLQEVLSQIPGVTLHNQTGNAAESTVDVRGFPQGTSLAIFLDGVRLNDLQDNAVRWDLIPVGDVERIEVYSGAAAPLYGGGALAGVVNVITRRRPGFPRLDLTAGAGSFGAWETLVRASGSRGPVELYAAGSRRGEQGWRQNDGHRLDDGILRLNVQPWDEHEFSLLLKYSGGAQSAPGALTGEELSRDREQTPFNLYDGTRGRHRLAALGYRGKAGGWSVAGQAYGRFHDRDTLTTGRFGSGFLASGRERLRGATVQASRSASWGEAAFSFSGGAELSRGTFEGRGSFTDIFGKNPSPASDTRTRQRSEGVYAQAEAARGAWQALCGVRTDRARYDYTDRRAPSNDVRRTFRETTWRAGLLYRTGEASSAFLTRSQGYRIPSVVDLFAYPGFSSNPDLESTRSSDWEAGWRYLSQGRRFKVTVYRMEMRDEVVFVLTNPQWFIGQNRNVGRSFRRGVEAEAEWPLPAGFRAFASGSYQDAEVTAGPYAGKRLPMVPRAQGTAGLQWNGGEWTVRLAATWVGPQLLDNDLTNQRTPLPGHAVADLSARWAHRALTVEAGAYNFLDKTYSGRGITNGMTDYFTPSAPRSFRLALTWSF, encoded by the coding sequence ATGGCGGGACGGAGGGGAATCGCGGCGGCTCTTCTTCTGGGCGGGCTCTGGGCGGCGGCCCAACAGCCTTCTCGGTTGTTGGAGAACTACCAGACGGAGATCACCGTGTACGGGGAGCGGCTTCCCGGGGAGGAGAGGCAGATCCTCGACACGGCGGCCCCCGTGGTGGTCGTTTCCCGGGAGGCCATCGAGGCCTCGGGAGCGCGCACCCTCCAGGAAGTCCTGTCCCAGATCCCCGGCGTCACCCTGCACAACCAGACGGGGAACGCCGCCGAGAGCACGGTGGACGTGCGCGGCTTTCCGCAGGGGACGAGCCTGGCCATCTTCCTCGACGGCGTGCGGCTGAACGACCTCCAGGACAACGCCGTCCGGTGGGACCTGATCCCGGTCGGGGACGTGGAGCGCATCGAAGTCTACTCCGGAGCGGCGGCGCCCCTGTACGGCGGGGGTGCTCTGGCGGGGGTCGTGAACGTCATCACGCGGCGCCGGCCCGGCTTCCCCCGCCTGGATCTTACGGCGGGGGCGGGGTCCTTCGGGGCCTGGGAGACCCTGGTGCGCGCCTCGGGAAGCCGGGGTCCGGTGGAACTCTACGCGGCGGGCTCCCGCCGGGGCGAGCAGGGCTGGCGCCAGAACGACGGCCACCGCCTCGACGACGGGATCCTTCGCCTGAACGTCCAGCCCTGGGATGAGCACGAGTTTTCCCTGCTCCTCAAGTACTCCGGGGGAGCCCAAAGCGCCCCGGGCGCCCTGACGGGGGAAGAGCTGAGCCGGGACCGGGAGCAGACCCCCTTCAACCTGTACGACGGCACGCGGGGACGCCACCGACTGGCGGCCCTCGGGTACCGGGGGAAGGCGGGCGGGTGGAGCGTGGCCGGGCAGGCGTACGGCCGGTTCCACGACCGGGACACCCTCACGACGGGCCGATTCGGCTCCGGCTTCCTCGCTTCGGGCCGCGAGCGGCTGAGAGGGGCCACGGTCCAGGCCTCGCGGTCCGCGAGCTGGGGCGAGGCGGCCTTTTCCTTCAGCGGGGGCGCCGAACTTTCGCGGGGCACCTTCGAAGGCCGCGGGTCCTTCACGGACATCTTCGGAAAGAACCCTTCGCCGGCTTCGGACACGAGGACCCGCCAGCGGTCAGAGGGGGTCTACGCCCAGGCCGAGGCGGCCCGTGGAGCGTGGCAGGCCCTCTGCGGAGTCCGGACGGACAGGGCCCGCTACGACTACACCGACCGGCGCGCTCCGTCCAACGACGTCCGCCGGACCTTCCGGGAGACCACGTGGCGGGCGGGGCTCCTCTACCGGACGGGGGAGGCCTCCTCGGCCTTTCTGACCCGCTCTCAGGGATACCGCATCCCCTCGGTGGTGGACCTCTTCGCCTATCCCGGCTTCTCCTCCAATCCCGACCTCGAGTCCACCCGTTCCTCCGATTGGGAGGCGGGATGGCGGTACCTCTCCCAGGGGCGCCGCTTCAAGGTGACCGTGTACCGGATGGAGATGCGCGACGAGGTGGTCTTCGTCCTGACGAACCCCCAGTGGTTCATCGGCCAGAACCGGAACGTGGGCCGCTCCTTCCGGCGAGGCGTGGAGGCCGAGGCGGAGTGGCCCCTCCCCGCCGGCTTCCGCGCCTTCGCCTCGGGTTCCTACCAGGACGCCGAGGTGACCGCGGGGCCCTACGCCGGAAAGCGCCTGCCCATGGTCCCGAGGGCCCAGGGCACGGCGGGCCTCCAGTGGAATGGCGGCGAATGGACCGTGCGCCTGGCGGCCACCTGGGTGGGCCCCCAGCTCCTCGACAACGACCTCACCAATCAACGAACTCCCCTCCCCGGCCATGCCGTGGCGGACCTTTCCGCCCGGTGGGCGCACCGGGCGCTCACGGTCGAGGCGGGGGCGTACAACTTCCTGGACAAGACGTACTCCGGACGCGGCATCACGAACGGGATGACCGACTACTTCACGCCCTCCGCGCCCCGCTCCTTCCGCCTCGCCCTGACCTGGAGCTTCTAG
- a CDS encoding M1 family aminopeptidase, which produces MIRAWFAAFATLAWVASYAVDMTWNRAIQKGSSPDLLKSYRFLTEPQPLAREAIEGLTIARPAFKASLGPGTLFGEDRSTGQPGGLYFEGDARIDFSVSDPVEREHLKMFIGREALSGQPVESLFILPLGPCPDLPLPGVGGYSMEGQADYRRYKNAFHAGGMSWLDTVLNRALHGEGDVAVLFRMDGDVWAYVLDSNETEEVSLRRLGHPPHVEAWWWDAAVSLHRNAAGALTPLQTPSEVGAKFPADVRRIEASMVLDGSCEAMDGTLVRIHMKLLRPVRSLLFTCSPRLEISRLNLAGGAEVPFIKEAFSKKDFYHESHLLVGLPEGTPEDLTLEVRYTAELCFSEFGIVALHDDSGWFPSLSDADGFTFGFSADVPKNYECLGVGDLTDHRVQGEREVFTYDMPEKVRLASFLFGKFKHSKRTAAGIEVDVALPDNANTTYITRNRDEVADEIADALERYTKMFGPIPYKTLKAGLTSGYTNLGFPSMIMLSYGVFNRSGSSWPEQVVAHEVAHQWWYNQVAPLTYRDAWISESMAEYASLVCLRERSGMDTMKKYLSHDFHTFTKLSDVLKKPYISFGPISLGPRLYTTLDPDSAYGAVVYYKGAWTLLNLSKMACFTPGGEGSFNEALKDLVTHSKGKLLSTRDVQEAFERHLKVQLGWYFNQWLHSSVLPKVKVTTKVEGDKLVVQGSQDSKLTLPIPIQTAEGKKKVREYLFFLKPEGSRQEFPLAFKPDLVLVDTNRTCLADYQ; this is translated from the coding sequence ATGATCCGAGCTTGGTTCGCGGCTTTCGCTACGCTGGCCTGGGTGGCTTCCTACGCGGTGGACATGACCTGGAACCGGGCCATCCAGAAGGGGTCCTCCCCCGACCTGTTGAAATCCTACCGCTTCCTCACGGAGCCACAACCCCTGGCGCGGGAGGCCATCGAGGGCCTGACCATCGCGAGGCCCGCCTTCAAGGCATCGCTTGGCCCCGGGACGCTGTTCGGGGAGGACCGCTCCACGGGCCAGCCGGGGGGACTCTACTTCGAGGGCGATGCGAGGATAGATTTCTCGGTCTCGGACCCCGTCGAGCGGGAACACCTGAAGATGTTCATCGGCCGTGAGGCCCTGTCGGGGCAGCCGGTGGAGAGCCTCTTCATCCTGCCCCTGGGTCCGTGCCCGGATCTTCCGCTCCCTGGAGTGGGCGGGTACTCCATGGAAGGGCAAGCGGACTACCGGAGGTACAAGAACGCCTTCCACGCGGGTGGCATGTCCTGGCTCGACACCGTCTTGAATCGCGCCCTGCACGGAGAGGGAGACGTGGCCGTCCTCTTCCGGATGGACGGGGACGTCTGGGCGTACGTGCTCGATTCCAACGAGACCGAGGAAGTGTCCCTGCGGCGCCTTGGCCACCCTCCCCATGTGGAGGCGTGGTGGTGGGACGCGGCGGTCAGCCTCCACCGGAACGCCGCCGGAGCCCTCACTCCGCTGCAGACGCCCTCGGAGGTCGGGGCCAAGTTCCCTGCCGATGTTCGCCGAATCGAGGCTTCGATGGTTCTGGACGGCTCCTGTGAGGCGATGGATGGGACCCTCGTGCGCATCCACATGAAGCTCCTCCGGCCCGTCCGCTCTCTGCTGTTCACGTGCAGTCCGCGCCTGGAGATTTCCCGGTTGAATCTCGCGGGCGGCGCCGAAGTCCCCTTCATCAAGGAAGCCTTTTCGAAGAAAGACTTCTACCACGAGTCGCACCTCCTGGTGGGTCTCCCGGAAGGAACCCCAGAAGACTTGACTCTGGAAGTCCGGTACACGGCCGAACTCTGCTTCTCCGAGTTCGGGATCGTGGCCCTGCACGACGATTCGGGGTGGTTCCCCTCACTCTCCGATGCCGACGGGTTTACCTTCGGGTTCTCCGCCGACGTCCCCAAGAACTACGAATGCCTGGGAGTGGGAGACCTGACCGACCACCGCGTTCAGGGCGAGAGGGAGGTCTTCACCTACGACATGCCGGAAAAGGTGCGCCTCGCCAGTTTCCTCTTCGGCAAGTTCAAGCATTCCAAGAGAACCGCCGCGGGAATCGAGGTGGACGTGGCGTTGCCCGATAACGCCAACACGACCTACATCACGCGCAACCGGGACGAGGTGGCGGATGAGATCGCCGACGCCTTGGAGCGGTACACGAAGATGTTCGGACCCATTCCCTACAAGACGCTCAAGGCGGGCCTCACCAGCGGCTACACGAACCTGGGCTTCCCCTCCATGATCATGCTCTCGTACGGTGTGTTCAACAGGTCCGGCTCCTCGTGGCCCGAGCAGGTCGTGGCTCACGAGGTGGCCCACCAGTGGTGGTACAACCAAGTGGCGCCCCTCACCTATCGGGATGCATGGATCTCCGAATCCATGGCCGAGTACGCCTCCCTGGTGTGTCTGAGGGAGCGCTCCGGCATGGACACGATGAAGAAGTATCTCTCCCACGATTTTCACACCTTTACGAAGCTTTCCGACGTTCTCAAGAAACCTTACATCTCCTTTGGCCCCATCAGCCTGGGGCCCCGTCTGTACACGACGCTGGATCCCGATTCGGCTTACGGGGCCGTCGTCTACTACAAGGGAGCCTGGACCTTGCTCAACCTCTCCAAGATGGCCTGCTTTACTCCTGGGGGCGAGGGGTCCTTCAACGAGGCCCTCAAGGACCTCGTGACGCATTCCAAAGGCAAGCTCCTCTCCACCCGGGACGTGCAGGAGGCCTTCGAGCGCCACCTGAAGGTCCAGTTGGGCTGGTACTTCAATCAATGGCTCCACAGCAGCGTCCTGCCCAAGGTCAAGGTCACCACCAAGGTGGAGGGGGACAAGCTCGTGGTCCAAGGCAGCCAGGATTCGAAGCTCACCCTGCCCATCCCCATCCAGACCGCGGAAGGGAAGAAGAAGGTTCGGGAGTACCTGTTCTTTCTCAAGCCCGAAGGGTCCCGCCAGGAATTCCCTCTGGCCTTCAAGCCGGACCTCGTGCTCGTGGATACGAACCGTACCTGCCTGGCCGACTACCAGTAG
- a CDS encoding RNA polymerase sigma factor has product MESATPSPDLFLARRAAAGHEDAWADLVDRHGRRLFNLAFQFTGNREEAEDLTQEIFVRLYQNLRSYRGEVPFLGWALRLSRNLCIDHYRRARRERRWRQVAGAVLDQIPAGRDFEAEALQKQYLEAVYGALADIPEEHAEAVLLCDLQGLSHEEASAYLDVPLGTVKSRLFRGRQHLTELVRGRLGLDKESPRAAPRATKGGPPC; this is encoded by the coding sequence ATGGAGAGCGCGACGCCCTCGCCGGACCTGTTTCTCGCGCGGCGCGCGGCCGCGGGGCACGAAGACGCCTGGGCGGACCTCGTGGACCGGCACGGCCGGCGCCTCTTCAACCTGGCCTTCCAGTTCACGGGAAACCGGGAGGAGGCGGAGGATCTCACCCAGGAGATCTTCGTCCGACTCTACCAGAACCTCCGCAGCTACCGCGGGGAAGTCCCCTTTCTGGGCTGGGCCCTGCGGCTCTCCCGCAACCTCTGCATCGACCATTACCGCCGCGCCCGCAGGGAGCGGCGCTGGCGCCAGGTGGCCGGGGCCGTCCTGGACCAGATCCCGGCAGGGCGGGACTTCGAGGCCGAAGCCCTTCAAAAGCAATACCTCGAGGCGGTGTACGGAGCCCTGGCCGACATCCCGGAAGAGCACGCCGAGGCGGTGCTCCTGTGCGATCTCCAGGGGCTCTCCCATGAGGAGGCCTCGGCGTACCTGGACGTTCCGCTCGGAACGGTCAAGTCGAGGCTGTTCCGAGGACGCCAGCACCTGACGGAACTCGTGCGCGGGCGGCTGGGCCTCGACAAGGAAAGCCCGAGAGCCGCACCGCGGGCCACGAAAGGGGGACCGCCGTGTTGA
- a CDS encoding DUF4388 domain-containing protein, whose product MTFQGSLRELHLPDVIQLVAVSGKTGAFQLVKGREEGLIYLEAGRIVHATLGDLSGEEAVYALATWGEGSFRFLPGEVPPERTVTKNNTNLLMEAARRMDEWRVLNKKIPSLDHVPRFQVPEGKQGQINLNTQEWLVLSKIDGKTGISEIARRVNLPAFEVAKLLYGLVTMGLITLEEPALEPAGPSGENAAMSAVENGVAVDSDDLRKELHGLLRKLREEAQIAMGEVGWSVILRAYRRAKSDLESGRGTEAVQTMCQEILSQAAHLEGPESQRHLAERFRDVLAEWNAKVS is encoded by the coding sequence ATGACCTTTCAGGGCTCCCTGAGGGAGTTGCACCTCCCGGATGTCATCCAACTCGTCGCGGTTTCGGGGAAGACGGGCGCCTTCCAGCTCGTGAAGGGCCGGGAGGAGGGCCTCATCTACCTGGAGGCCGGACGGATCGTCCACGCCACCCTCGGGGACCTGAGCGGCGAAGAGGCGGTGTATGCTCTGGCCACCTGGGGCGAGGGGAGCTTCCGGTTTCTCCCGGGAGAGGTGCCGCCCGAGCGCACCGTCACCAAGAACAACACCAACCTCCTCATGGAGGCGGCCCGCCGAATGGATGAGTGGCGGGTCCTCAACAAGAAGATCCCGTCCCTGGACCACGTGCCGCGCTTCCAGGTGCCCGAGGGCAAGCAGGGCCAGATCAACCTCAACACGCAGGAGTGGCTGGTCCTGAGCAAGATCGACGGAAAGACCGGGATCTCGGAAATCGCCCGCCGCGTGAATCTCCCCGCCTTCGAGGTGGCCAAGCTTCTGTACGGGCTCGTCACCATGGGGCTCATCACCCTGGAGGAGCCGGCTCTCGAACCCGCCGGGCCTTCCGGGGAGAACGCGGCCATGAGCGCCGTGGAGAACGGCGTCGCGGTGGATTCGGACGACCTCCGGAAAGAACTCCACGGCCTCCTCCGGAAGTTGAGGGAAGAGGCCCAGATCGCCATGGGAGAGGTGGGGTGGAGCGTGATCCTCCGGGCCTACCGGCGCGCCAAGTCCGACCTCGAGAGCGGCCGGGGCACGGAGGCCGTTCAGACCATGTGCCAGGAGATCCTCAGCCAGGCGGCCCACCTGGAAGGGCCCGAGTCCCAGCGCCACCTCGCCGAGCGCTTCCGGGACGTCCTGGCCGAATGGAACGCCAAGGTCTCCTGA
- a CDS encoding histidine phosphatase family protein has product MKLLVLVRHGETEWNSDNRVQGSVDVPLSERGRSQAAALAVALASRGATFPVAYTSDLGRARETARTVQERLGVPRLVVDPLLREMHCGEWEGRSIDELRRAEPEAYDAWMDDPVFRIPGGESVQDVRERVDRFFEARAEELAAADHVLLVAHGLLNRMVLSRVMGIPPQRARYFATDNASVSLFRFTRGRVFCDGWNMGCHLDGE; this is encoded by the coding sequence ATGAAACTCCTCGTGCTCGTCCGCCACGGTGAGACCGAATGGAACTCCGACAACCGCGTCCAGGGATCCGTGGACGTGCCCCTGTCCGAAAGGGGGAGATCCCAGGCCGCGGCCCTCGCGGTGGCCCTCGCCTCGAGGGGGGCGACCTTTCCCGTGGCCTACACCTCCGACCTGGGCCGGGCGCGGGAGACGGCCCGAACCGTCCAGGAGCGTCTCGGGGTTCCCAGGTTGGTGGTGGATCCGCTCCTGCGGGAGATGCACTGCGGGGAGTGGGAGGGGCGCTCCATCGACGAATTGAGGAGGGCCGAACCGGAGGCCTATGACGCCTGGATGGACGACCCGGTCTTTCGGATTCCGGGAGGGGAGTCGGTCCAGGACGTTCGGGAGCGGGTGGACCGCTTCTTCGAGGCCCGGGCTGAGGAACTCGCGGCGGCCGACCACGTCCTTCTCGTGGCCCACGGGCTCCTCAACCGGATGGTCCTCTCCCGCGTCATGGGGATCCCGCCCCAGCGCGCGAGGTACTTCGCCACGGACAACGCCTCCGTGAGCCTGTTCCGCTTCACCCGGGGGCGAGTGTTCTGCGACGGCTGGAACATGGGCTGTCATCTGGACGGGGAGTAA
- the argS gene encoding arginine--tRNA ligase — MLTALAIWQEELADAIRDRLGTAWRPDRIPITFPPRPEMGDAASPVAFALAKSLRRNPADLARELAPATLTGVREIRAAGGYLNLYLDRADAVDRLLSGKFLPYTSGDKVIVEHTNINPNKAAHVGHLRNAVLGDTLVRCLQYLGRRVEVQNYIDDTGVQVADVVVGFQRILGWDLMRLKAALAGSLDVPFDSFCWDLYARVAPWYEASEENKKARYETLHQMEEGNNPTAEMAALVAEEMVRCHLATMARLGVTYQVLPHESDILKIGFWQACFEKLKTSGAIHRVPDQSEDKNRGCWVMALQESEEFKGLSDADKVIVRSNGTVTYIGKDMAYQLWKFGLLGRDFHYRRFRTPVGEVWRTDASKSDPGAPSFGGGEAVYNVIDVRQSYLQKIVKEGLRQMGYEAQADRSIHFAYEMVALSTAFVRSEMARGASLQVSEEDLQKPFVEMSGRKGLGFQANHLLDRLEERAREEILKREPGLSEAEAGERSRALSVGALRYYMVRYGKNVIIPFDLDQALAFEGDTGPYLQYACVRAENILRKAREAGLEVPDPRDRSAAREAVAHFDEEGWGLVSLFLRVPIQVRTAVDGLDLNIVARQYFDAAQAFHGYYHQFPVLQEADPKKRFARLYTVAIFARLLRSGLETLLGIPVPEKM; from the coding sequence ATGCTGACAGCCCTCGCGATATGGCAGGAAGAACTGGCGGATGCCATCCGGGACCGGCTCGGAACGGCCTGGCGGCCTGACCGGATCCCCATCACCTTCCCTCCCAGGCCCGAAATGGGCGACGCGGCCTCGCCGGTGGCCTTCGCGCTGGCCAAGTCCCTCCGGCGCAACCCGGCGGATCTGGCGCGGGAGCTCGCGCCGGCCACCCTCACCGGTGTCCGGGAGATCCGTGCGGCCGGGGGGTACCTCAACCTGTACCTGGACCGGGCGGACGCCGTGGACCGCCTGCTTTCCGGGAAATTCCTCCCCTACACCTCGGGCGACAAGGTCATCGTGGAGCACACCAACATCAATCCCAACAAGGCCGCGCACGTGGGGCACCTGCGCAACGCCGTGCTGGGAGACACGCTCGTGCGCTGCCTCCAGTACCTGGGCCGCCGGGTGGAGGTGCAGAACTACATCGATGACACGGGCGTCCAGGTGGCCGACGTGGTCGTGGGCTTCCAGCGGATCCTCGGATGGGACCTCATGCGCTTGAAGGCGGCCCTGGCGGGCTCCCTCGACGTCCCCTTCGATTCCTTCTGCTGGGACCTCTACGCCCGCGTGGCTCCCTGGTACGAGGCCTCCGAGGAGAACAAGAAGGCCCGATACGAGACCCTCCACCAGATGGAGGAGGGGAACAACCCGACGGCGGAGATGGCCGCCCTGGTGGCGGAAGAAATGGTCCGGTGCCACCTGGCCACCATGGCGAGGCTCGGGGTCACCTACCAGGTCCTGCCCCACGAGAGCGACATCCTGAAGATCGGGTTCTGGCAGGCCTGCTTCGAGAAGCTCAAGACCTCGGGCGCCATCCACCGGGTTCCCGACCAGTCGGAGGACAAGAACCGCGGGTGCTGGGTCATGGCGCTCCAGGAATCGGAGGAGTTCAAGGGCCTGTCGGACGCCGACAAGGTCATCGTGCGCTCCAACGGCACCGTCACCTACATCGGCAAGGACATGGCGTACCAGCTCTGGAAGTTCGGCCTTCTCGGCAGGGACTTCCATTACCGGCGCTTCCGGACGCCCGTCGGGGAGGTGTGGCGGACCGACGCTTCCAAGTCCGACCCCGGCGCCCCCTCTTTCGGCGGCGGGGAGGCCGTCTACAACGTCATCGACGTGCGCCAGTCCTACCTCCAGAAGATCGTGAAGGAGGGCCTGCGGCAGATGGGCTACGAGGCCCAGGCCGATCGCTCGATCCATTTCGCCTACGAAATGGTGGCGCTCTCCACCGCTTTCGTGCGCTCCGAAATGGCGCGCGGGGCTTCTCTCCAGGTCTCCGAGGAGGACCTCCAGAAGCCCTTTGTGGAAATGTCCGGCCGCAAAGGCCTGGGGTTCCAGGCGAACCATCTCCTGGACCGTCTGGAGGAAAGGGCCCGGGAGGAGATTCTGAAGCGGGAGCCCGGCCTGTCCGAGGCCGAGGCGGGCGAACGCTCCCGCGCCCTGTCGGTGGGGGCGCTCCGGTACTACATGGTGCGTTATGGGAAAAACGTGATCATCCCCTTCGACCTGGACCAGGCGCTGGCCTTCGAGGGCGACACGGGGCCGTATCTCCAGTATGCCTGCGTGCGCGCCGAGAACATCCTCAGAAAGGCCCGGGAGGCGGGCCTGGAGGTGCCCGATCCGCGGGACCGGTCCGCCGCCAGAGAGGCCGTGGCCCATTTCGACGAAGAGGGGTGGGGGCTGGTTTCCCTCTTCCTGCGGGTGCCGATTCAGGTGCGGACCGCGGTAGACGGGTTGGACCTGAACATCGTGGCCCGCCAGTACTTCGACGCGGCCCAGGCCTTCCACGGCTACTATCACCAGTTTCCCGTGCTCCAGGAGGCGGATCCGAAGAAGCGGTTCGCCCGGCTCTACACGGTCGCGATCTTCGCGCGCCTTCTTCGGAGCGGCCTCGAAACCCTGCTGGGCATCCCGGTTCCCGAAAAAATGTAG